The Brachyhypopomus gauderio isolate BG-103 chromosome 1, BGAUD_0.2, whole genome shotgun sequence genome includes a window with the following:
- the rnd3a gene encoding rho family GTPase 3a — MKERRACQKPSLQCGMDPSPSVKCKIVVVGDGQCGKTALLHVFAKDCFPENYVPTVFENYTASFEIDTRRIELSLWDTSGSPYYDNVRPLSYPDSDAVIVCFDISRPETLDSVLKKWRGEIQEFCPNTKMLLVGCKSDLRTDLTTLVELSNHRQAPVSYDQASAMAKQISAPYIECSALQSENSVRDIFHVATLACVNKSNKNVKRNKSARSTKRISHMPSRPDLAAVTTDLRKDKAKSCTVM, encoded by the exons ATGAAGGAGCGAAGGGCGTGCCAGAAACCGAGCCTTCAGTGCGGAATGGACCCGAGTCCGAGTGTGAAGTGTAAGATAGTGGTGGTGGGGGACGGCCAGTGTGGGAAGACCGCGCTGCTCCACGTTTTTGCCAAGGACTGTTTCCCTGAG AATTACGTGCCCACCGTGTTTGAGAATTACACGGCAAGTTTTGAGATTGACACTCGGAGGATTGAACTGAGTCTGTGGGACACGTCGG GCTCGCCGTATTACGACAACGTCAGGCCCCTCTCGTACCCGGACTCTGACGCCGTCATCGTGTGTTTCGACATCAGCCGGCCCGAGACTCTGGACAGCGTCCTTAAGAAG TGGAGAGGGGAGATCCAGGAGTTCTGTCCCAACACCAAGATGCTGCTCGTGGGCTGCAAATCGGACCTGAGAACAGACCTCACCACCTTGGTGGAGCTGTCCAATCACAGGCAGGCACCAGTGTCATATGATCAG gcctcGGCGATGGCTAAGCAGATCTCTGCTCCGTATATCGAGTGCTCGGCGCTGCAGTCGGAGAACAGCGTTCGGGACATTTTCCACGTGGCGACGCTCGCCTGCGTCAACAAGAGCAACAAAAACGTGAAGCGCAACAAGTCGGCCCGCTCCACCAAACGCATCTCGCACATGCCCAGTAGGCCGGACCTGGCTGCCGTGACGACGGACCTTCGCAAGGACAAAGCGAAGAGCTGCACGGTCATGTGA